One genomic window of Triplophysa rosa linkage group LG11, Trosa_1v2, whole genome shotgun sequence includes the following:
- the tmem100a gene encoding transmembrane protein 100 — translation MPRNTLTLDPAMPSEPLKDTMTIPGSPQRILAEKTNNNDVPQPPVTVPLVNEVQLTAATGGAELSCYRCTVPFGVVVLIAGIVVTAVAYSFNSHGSTISYFGLVLLSAGLVLLALSAVCWKVRMERKKERRRESQTALMAHQRSIFA, via the coding sequence ATGCCCCGAAACACTCTGACCCTTGACCCTGCGATGCCCTCCGAGCCTCTTAAGGACACCATGACGATCCCCGGTAGCCCACAGCGAATCCTGGCGGAGAAAACCAACAACAACGACGTTCCTCAACCACCGGTCACCGTTCCTCTGGTGAACGAGGTTCAGCTAACGGCGGCCACCGGCGGGGCCGAGCTGTCCTGTTACCGCTGCACCGTGCCGTTCGGCGTGGTGGTGCTGATCGCCGGGATCGTGGTGACCGCCGTGGCCTACAGCTTCAACTCTCACGGCTCCACCATCTCGTACTTCGGACTGGTGCTGCTCTCGGCCGGCCTGGTGCTGCTCGCCCTGAGCGCCGTTTGCTGGAAGGTTCGGATGGAGAGGAAgaaagagaggaggagagagagtcAAACGGCTCTCATGGCGCACCAGAGGAGCATCTTCGCCTGA
- the si:ch73-256g18.2 gene encoding small integral membrane protein 36 — protein MSFIADDVEIDPVTLNLIILIASYVILLLVFLISCILYDCQGKDPTKEYAPDPMPNVNPTPIRLVVMQNSPANARWDQNKMVTTYEPPGGEKKSTLV, from the coding sequence ATGAGTTTCATCGCAGACGATGTGGAGATCGACCCGGTCACCCTCAACCTCATCATCCTTATCGCCAGCTATGTCATTCTCCTCTTGGTCTTCCTCATCTCCTGCATCCTCTATGACTGCCAGGGAAAAGACCCCACCAAAGAGTACGCTCCCGACCCCATGCCCAACGTCAACCCCACACCCATACGGCTGGTGGTCATGCAGAACTCGCCCGCCAACGCCCGGTGGGACCAGAACAAGATGGTGACCACCTACGAACCTCCAGGCGGAGAGAAAAAGAGCACTTTGGTCTGA